A stretch of Allostreptomyces psammosilenae DNA encodes these proteins:
- a CDS encoding DUF2277 domain-containing protein: protein MCRSIKTLRPPMSPDPTEEDIRAAALQYVRKVSGFRAPAAHNRAVFDEAVDTITEATRRLLAELEVRGAPARPAARADAP from the coding sequence ATGTGCCGCAGCATCAAGACCCTCAGGCCCCCGATGTCGCCCGATCCGACCGAGGAGGACATCCGGGCCGCCGCCCTCCAGTACGTCCGCAAGGTGTCGGGCTTCCGGGCTCCCGCCGCCCACAACCGCGCCGTGTTCGACGAGGCGGTCGACACGATCACCGAGGCCACCCGCCGGCTGCTGGCGGAGCTGGAGGTACGCGGGGCCCCGGCACGCCCGGCCGCCCGCGCCGACGCGCCGTAG
- a CDS encoding MFS transporter, with the protein MRWWSVANLVSNAGTWMQLTVQNLLVLQITGSAAVTGLSLAVQAAPGLLLGVVGGAVVDSWPRKVTATVSQAVLGLVALTTAALITLDLLSVPALLVLAGVTGVIATVDGPACALLGNDLVPREDVPSAISVGSVVHSVGRLGGTALAAVATAAFGTQAAYAANALSFLFVAAVIPFLKPVAQQPAAQPAVPLSVVKEPAVEEPSARRGSAGRRRAVGGTREGLLFFLGRRRLVALAVIAAVSAVLGRNYSLTLAALVTGPLEGGTSGYGTVATVLAVGGMLGALLAGRLRRPSVRLVAALASAGALLQAFAGASPTLALLIVCVAPMAIVEAISDTATTTVLQTDPPADMRGRVLGVWRSLSTAWNLAGPPLLGLFIQVAGARTALVAGGLGIAAVIGAGALVQARRRPAVERLAPVPLQVDGAPARRPDEAPELAPAGPAVTV; encoded by the coding sequence ATGCGCTGGTGGTCCGTGGCCAACCTGGTCTCCAACGCGGGCACCTGGATGCAGCTCACGGTGCAGAACCTGCTGGTCCTGCAGATCACCGGCTCCGCGGCCGTCACCGGCCTGTCACTGGCCGTGCAGGCGGCCCCCGGGTTGCTGCTCGGCGTGGTCGGCGGCGCGGTGGTGGACTCCTGGCCGCGCAAGGTGACCGCCACGGTCAGCCAGGCCGTGCTGGGACTGGTCGCGCTCACCACGGCCGCCCTGATCACCCTCGACCTGCTCAGCGTGCCGGCGCTGCTGGTGCTGGCCGGCGTCACCGGTGTGATCGCCACCGTGGACGGACCGGCGTGCGCCCTGCTGGGCAACGACCTCGTCCCGCGCGAGGACGTCCCCTCGGCCATCTCCGTGGGGTCGGTGGTGCACAGCGTCGGCCGGCTCGGCGGAACCGCGCTGGCGGCGGTGGCCACGGCGGCCTTCGGAACGCAGGCCGCCTACGCGGCCAACGCGCTGTCCTTCCTGTTCGTCGCCGCGGTCATCCCGTTCCTGAAGCCGGTCGCCCAGCAGCCGGCCGCCCAGCCGGCCGTCCCGCTGTCCGTCGTCAAGGAGCCGGCCGTGGAGGAGCCGTCCGCGCGGCGGGGGAGCGCCGGGCGGCGCCGGGCCGTCGGCGGCACCCGTGAGGGCCTGCTCTTCTTCCTCGGCCGGCGCCGGCTGGTGGCGCTCGCGGTGATCGCCGCGGTCAGCGCCGTCCTCGGCCGCAACTACTCGCTGACCCTGGCCGCCCTGGTCACCGGCCCCCTGGAGGGCGGCACCTCCGGGTACGGCACCGTCGCGACCGTCCTCGCCGTGGGCGGCATGCTCGGCGCCCTCCTGGCCGGGCGGCTGCGCCGGCCGTCCGTCCGGTTGGTCGCCGCGCTGGCCTCCGCCGGAGCGCTGCTCCAGGCGTTCGCCGGCGCCTCGCCCACGCTGGCCCTGCTGATCGTGTGCGTGGCCCCGATGGCGATCGTCGAGGCGATCTCGGACACCGCCACCACCACCGTCCTGCAGACCGACCCGCCGGCGGACATGCGCGGCCGGGTGCTCGGGGTGTGGCGCAGCCTGAGCACCGCCTGGAACCTCGCCGGCCCGCCGCTGCTCGGCCTGTTCATCCAGGTCGCCGGCGCGCGCACGGCGCTGGTCGCCGGGGGCCTCGGCATCGCGGCGGTGATCGGCGCCGGGGCGCTGGTCCAGGCGCGACGCCGCCCCGCCGTCGAACGCCTCGCCCCGGTCCCGCTCCAGGTGGACGGCGCCCCCGCGCGACGGCCCGACGAGGCCCCTGAGCTGGCGCCCGCCGGCCCCGCGGTCACCGTCTGA
- a CDS encoding RluA family pseudouridine synthase, with protein MRRKTAVPPAPLPQRDGVDPVRLKLPVDGPWATVRDHLVDRLPAVPPGLIDAMLREGGIVGTDGPIAPDAPFLPGAYLWFHRELPDEVPVPFDIEVLHQDDCLVVVDKPHFLSTMPRGRHVAETALSRLRRDLALPALSPAHRLDRLTAGLAMFVVRPEHRGAYQTLFRDRLVRKEYEAIAPYDPGLTLPRTVRNRIVKERGVIAAREVPGAPNSVSRIELVERRGGLGRYRLLPTTGRTHQLRLHMSGLGIPILGDPVYPVLTERAPDDFSRPLQLLARVLEFTDPISGRERRFVSRFTLRAWTSYQDWAAERPGAAVGS; from the coding sequence ATGAGACGCAAAACCGCGGTGCCGCCGGCGCCGCTGCCGCAGCGGGACGGGGTCGACCCGGTCCGGTTGAAGCTGCCCGTCGACGGCCCCTGGGCGACGGTGCGGGACCACCTGGTCGACCGGCTGCCGGCGGTGCCGCCCGGCCTGATCGACGCCATGCTGCGCGAGGGCGGGATCGTCGGCACGGACGGGCCGATCGCCCCCGACGCCCCGTTCCTGCCGGGCGCGTACCTGTGGTTCCACCGGGAGCTGCCGGACGAGGTGCCGGTGCCGTTCGACATCGAGGTGCTGCACCAGGACGACTGCCTGGTCGTCGTCGACAAGCCGCACTTCCTGTCGACCATGCCGCGCGGCCGGCACGTCGCGGAGACCGCCCTGTCCCGGCTGCGCCGGGACCTGGCGCTGCCCGCGCTCAGCCCGGCGCACCGGCTGGACCGGCTGACCGCGGGGCTGGCGATGTTCGTGGTGCGTCCGGAGCACCGCGGGGCCTACCAGACGCTCTTCCGGGACCGGCTGGTGCGCAAGGAGTACGAGGCGATAGCACCGTACGACCCGGGGCTCACGCTGCCCCGCACGGTGCGCAACCGCATCGTCAAGGAGCGCGGGGTGATCGCCGCCCGGGAGGTCCCGGGCGCACCCAACAGCGTCAGCCGGATCGAGCTGGTCGAGCGGCGCGGCGGGCTCGGTCGGTACCGGCTGCTGCCGACCACCGGGCGCACCCACCAGTTGCGGCTGCACATGAGCGGCCTGGGCATCCCCATCCTGGGCGACCCCGTCTATCCGGTGCTCACCGAGCGGGCGCCGGACGACTTCAGCCGGCCCCTGCAGCTGCTCGCCCGGGTGCTGGAGTTCACCGACCCGATCAGCGGCCGGGAACGCCGCTTCGTCAGCCGGTTCACCCTGCGGGCCTGGACCTCCTACCAGGACTGGGCGGCGGAGCGGCCGGGCGCGGCCGTCGGCTCGTGA
- a CDS encoding ribonuclease H family protein: MKERIVAACDGASKGNPGPAAWAWVIAGADGEVARWEAGPLGRATNNVAELTALRMLLEAVDPAAPVEVRMDSQYAMKAVTTWLPGWRRKGWKTAAGTPVANRDLVVRIDELLAGRTVDFVYTPAHQVDGDHLNAAADAAASHAARTQQPAGSALGSELPPRTEPRPVAASRPRAASGAKAPRARTGGGSGATVKARFPGRCRCGRSYAKGETIAKNPEGWGHVSCATATATTAPA, from the coding sequence ATGAAGGAACGGATCGTCGCCGCCTGTGACGGCGCCTCGAAGGGAAATCCCGGGCCGGCGGCCTGGGCGTGGGTGATCGCGGGCGCGGACGGCGAGGTGGCGCGCTGGGAGGCCGGTCCGCTGGGCCGGGCGACCAACAACGTGGCCGAGCTGACCGCCCTGCGGATGCTGCTGGAAGCCGTCGACCCCGCCGCGCCGGTGGAGGTGCGGATGGACTCGCAGTACGCCATGAAGGCGGTCACCACCTGGCTGCCCGGCTGGCGCCGCAAGGGCTGGAAGACCGCCGCCGGCACACCGGTCGCCAACCGCGACCTGGTGGTGCGCATCGACGAACTGCTGGCCGGGCGCACCGTGGACTTCGTCTACACCCCGGCGCACCAGGTCGACGGCGACCACCTCAACGCCGCCGCGGACGCCGCGGCCAGCCACGCGGCCCGCACCCAGCAGCCGGCCGGTTCCGCCCTGGGATCCGAGCTGCCGCCCAGGACCGAGCCGCGGCCCGTGGCGGCCTCGCGCCCCCGGGCGGCCTCGGGGGCGAAGGCGCCGCGCGCGCGGACCGGGGGCGGCTCGGGAGCCACGGTCAAGGCGAGGTTCCCCGGCCGGTGCCGCTGCGGCCGGTCCTACGCCAAGGGCGAGACGATCGCCAAGAACCCGGAAGGCTGGGGTCACGTCTCCTGCGCCACCGCGACCGCGACCACCGCGCCCGCCTAG
- a CDS encoding cellulase family glycosylhydrolase, whose product MAGLRHHTRRIRWRLGLVPALVTALLVGLGVVAASTAQAATGCRVEYTTSAQWSGGFTANVAVTNLGDPVDGWRLAWRFPAGQRVTQAWNATVTSSGDQVTATNVGHNARVATNATVSFGFNGSWSGSNPNPESFALNGVTCTGAVGGTPSPTPTPPGDAMAEVAAMQPGWNLGNSFDATGSDETSWGNPRVTEALLDNVKAQGFKSIRIPVTWGQHQGPAPDYTIDAAYLNRVKEVVDWALARDLYVMINIHHDSWQWISGMPGDRAGVLARYNAIWEQVAEAFRGSSPKLVFESVNEPQFTGSSGDAQNAELLHELNTSFHRIVRDSGGNNANRLLVLPTLHTSSEQARLDELADTFDALDDPNLIATVHFYGYWPFSVNVAGGTRFDATVQQDLTSSFDRVHDAFVARGIPVIIGEYGLLGFDRHTGTIQQGEKLKFFEFLGYYARTKQLTTMLWDNGQHFHRTAFRWNDPELFAQIRSSWTTRSGTASSDQVYVARSTPVTAKSLTLNLNGTTFQGLRHGTTPLVSGTDYTVSGDRLTLTALLLTRLTGARDYGVNATLHARFSQGEPWRIDVITYDTPTLSNATGTTSGFAVPTQFRGDQLATMEAKYADGSNAGPHNWTSFKEFDRAFSPNYAANTITLTSDFFAEVNDGARVTLTFHFWSGATVTYYVTRSGSSVTGSTA is encoded by the coding sequence ATGGCCGGTCTGCGGCACCACACACGACGAATCAGATGGCGACTCGGTCTGGTTCCCGCCCTCGTCACCGCGCTGCTCGTCGGCCTCGGTGTCGTCGCGGCCTCCACCGCTCAGGCGGCCACCGGCTGCCGGGTGGAGTACACCACCTCCGCCCAGTGGTCCGGAGGATTCACGGCGAACGTCGCCGTGACCAACCTCGGCGACCCGGTCGACGGGTGGCGCCTGGCGTGGCGGTTCCCGGCCGGTCAGCGGGTCACCCAGGCCTGGAACGCCACGGTCACCTCCTCCGGCGACCAGGTGACCGCCACCAACGTCGGCCACAACGCCCGCGTCGCCACCAACGCCACGGTGTCGTTCGGCTTCAACGGGTCGTGGTCGGGGAGCAACCCGAACCCGGAGTCGTTCGCGCTCAACGGTGTCACCTGCACCGGCGCCGTCGGCGGCACACCGTCGCCCACCCCGACGCCGCCGGGTGACGCGATGGCGGAGGTGGCCGCGATGCAGCCCGGCTGGAACCTCGGCAACAGCTTCGACGCCACCGGCTCCGACGAGACCTCGTGGGGCAACCCGCGCGTCACCGAGGCCCTGCTGGACAACGTCAAGGCCCAGGGCTTCAAGAGCATCCGGATTCCGGTGACCTGGGGTCAGCACCAGGGCCCGGCGCCCGACTACACCATCGACGCGGCCTACCTGAACCGGGTCAAGGAGGTGGTCGACTGGGCGCTCGCCCGCGACCTCTACGTGATGATCAACATCCATCACGACTCCTGGCAGTGGATCTCGGGCATGCCCGGTGACCGCGCGGGCGTGCTGGCCCGCTACAACGCGATCTGGGAGCAGGTCGCCGAGGCGTTCCGCGGCTCCTCGCCGAAGCTCGTCTTCGAGAGCGTCAACGAGCCGCAGTTCACCGGCAGCTCGGGCGACGCCCAGAACGCCGAGCTGCTGCACGAACTCAACACCTCCTTCCACCGGATCGTGCGCGACTCGGGCGGCAACAACGCGAACCGGCTCCTGGTGCTGCCGACGCTGCACACCTCCTCCGAGCAGGCCCGGCTCGACGAACTCGCCGACACCTTCGACGCGCTCGACGACCCCAACCTCATCGCCACCGTGCACTTCTACGGATACTGGCCGTTCAGCGTGAACGTCGCCGGCGGAACCCGCTTCGACGCCACCGTCCAGCAGGACCTGACCAGCAGCTTCGACCGGGTCCACGACGCCTTCGTCGCCCGCGGCATCCCGGTGATCATCGGCGAGTACGGACTGCTGGGATTCGACCGGCACACCGGCACCATCCAGCAGGGCGAGAAGCTGAAGTTCTTCGAGTTCCTCGGCTACTACGCCCGCACCAAGCAGCTGACCACCATGCTGTGGGACAACGGGCAGCACTTCCACCGCACCGCCTTCCGCTGGAACGACCCGGAACTCTTCGCGCAGATCCGGTCCAGCTGGACGACGCGTTCCGGTACCGCCTCCTCCGACCAGGTGTACGTCGCCCGGTCCACCCCCGTCACCGCCAAGAGCCTCACCCTGAACCTGAACGGGACCACCTTCCAGGGCCTGCGCCACGGCACCACCCCACTGGTGAGCGGCACCGACTACACCGTCTCCGGCGACCGGCTGACCCTCACCGCCTTGCTGCTGACCCGGCTGACCGGGGCGCGGGACTACGGCGTCAACGCGACCCTGCACGCGCGGTTCTCCCAGGGGGAGCCCTGGCGCATCGACGTGATCACCTACGACACCCCGACCCTGTCGAACGCCACCGGCACGACCAGCGGCTTCGCCGTGCCCACCCAGTTCCGCGGTGACCAGCTGGCCACCATGGAGGCCAAGTACGCCGACGGCAGCAACGCCGGCCCGCACAACTGGACCTCCTTCAAGGAGTTCGACCGCGCCTTCTCGCCGAACTACGCCGCCAACACCATCACGCTGACCTCCGACTTCTTCGCCGAGGTCAACGACGGCGCGCGGGTCACGCTCACCTTCCACTTCTGGAGCGGCGCCACCGTGACCTACTACGTCACCCGGTCCGGGAGCTCCGTCACCGGCAGCACGGCCTGA
- a CDS encoding AlkA N-terminal domain-containing protein produces MDDDSRYEAVRGRDARFDGEFFFAVSTTGIYCRPSCPAITPKRENVTFYPTAAAAQAAGFRACRRCRPDAVPGSADWNVRADVVGRAMRLIGDGVVDREGVPGLAARLGYSTRQVQRQLNAELGAGPIALARAQRAHTARVLLQTTDMRAAEIAFAAGFASVRQFNDTLREIYAATPSELRALRHGRGGQGGRAGSVAGPRGTGGVPLRLAYRGPYASAEVFDYLQARAVAGVEEVVGEPGARTYRRTLRLPHGAGVAEVWERPGTGGWLECRLHLGDPRDLTTAAQRTRRLFDLDADPYAVAERLGGDPLLGPAVRRCPGLRVPGAPDPAELAFRAVLGQGAAVAEGRRRAEALVAAHGEPLPVPSGGLTHLFPSAEVLAEATGESTGEFGVPRERWGALRALGAALADGTVRLDPGADREEAERSLLAVPGVAPWTAGYVRMRALGDPDVLLAEPARWDGAADPARWRPWRSYATHHLWSGAADGLRSGRAAGARGALAAVG; encoded by the coding sequence ATGGACGACGACAGCAGGTACGAGGCGGTGCGCGGCCGGGACGCCAGGTTCGACGGGGAGTTCTTCTTCGCCGTCTCCACCACGGGCATCTACTGCCGGCCGAGCTGCCCCGCGATCACCCCCAAGCGCGAGAACGTGACCTTCTACCCCACCGCGGCGGCGGCACAGGCCGCGGGATTCCGCGCCTGCCGGCGCTGCCGGCCGGACGCCGTTCCGGGCTCGGCCGACTGGAACGTCCGCGCGGACGTGGTCGGCCGGGCCATGCGGCTGATCGGCGACGGCGTCGTGGACCGCGAGGGCGTGCCGGGGCTGGCGGCCCGGCTGGGCTACAGCACCCGGCAGGTGCAGCGGCAGCTGAACGCCGAGCTGGGCGCGGGCCCGATCGCCCTGGCCCGGGCGCAGCGCGCGCACACGGCCCGGGTGCTGCTGCAGACCACCGACATGCGGGCCGCCGAGATCGCCTTCGCGGCGGGGTTCGCCAGCGTGCGCCAGTTCAACGACACGCTGCGGGAGATCTACGCGGCCACGCCGAGCGAGCTGCGGGCGCTGCGGCACGGGCGGGGCGGGCAGGGCGGGCGCGCCGGCTCGGTGGCCGGTCCGCGCGGCACCGGGGGCGTGCCGCTGCGGCTGGCCTACCGCGGGCCGTACGCCTCGGCGGAGGTCTTCGACTACCTCCAGGCGCGGGCGGTCGCCGGGGTCGAGGAGGTCGTCGGCGAGCCTGGGGCGCGCACCTACCGTCGGACGCTGCGGCTGCCCCACGGCGCCGGGGTGGCCGAGGTGTGGGAGCGGCCGGGGACGGGCGGTTGGCTGGAGTGCCGGCTGCACCTGGGGGATCCGCGGGACCTGACCACCGCGGCGCAGCGGACCCGCCGGCTGTTCGACCTGGACGCGGACCCCTACGCGGTGGCCGAGCGGCTGGGCGGGGATCCGCTGCTCGGGCCGGCGGTGCGGCGGTGCCCGGGGTTGCGGGTGCCGGGCGCGCCGGATCCCGCCGAGTTGGCCTTCCGGGCCGTTCTCGGGCAGGGCGCCGCGGTGGCGGAGGGGCGGCGCCGGGCCGAGGCGCTGGTGGCGGCGCACGGAGAGCCGTTGCCGGTGCCGAGCGGAGGGCTGACCCACCTGTTCCCGTCGGCCGAGGTGCTCGCCGAGGCCACCGGGGAGTCCACCGGGGAGTTCGGGGTGCCGCGGGAGCGGTGGGGCGCGCTGCGCGCGCTCGGCGCGGCGCTGGCCGACGGGACGGTCCGCCTGGATCCCGGGGCGGACCGGGAGGAGGCGGAGCGGTCCCTGCTGGCCGTGCCCGGCGTCGCGCCATGGACGGCCGGGTACGTGCGGATGCGGGCCCTGGGCGACCCGGACGTGCTGCTGGCCGAGCCGGCCCGGTGGGACGGTGCGGCCGATCCCGCCCGGTGGCGCCCCTGGCGGTCCTACGCCACGCACCACCTGTGGAGCGGCGCCGCCGACGGGCTCCGCTCCGGGCGGGCGGCCGGAGCGCGGGGGGCGCTGGCGGCGGTGGGCTGA
- a CDS encoding NAD(P)-dependent oxidoreductase, with protein sequence MKLTIFAATGGVGRLLLDQAVAAGHEVTAVARNPGAALPGAARVVTADLSTAPAATLGDAVAGADAVLSALGARSRAEAGIAWRGTRAIVQAMRATGTRRLVVVSAAPVGTVPSPDRPRPPRHDPGDGVFMRNLFAPLVKSVLREHYADLARMEDVLRASDLDWTVVRPPRLTDRPLTGTYREAYGRNVRAGWSIPRADVAHCLLRALERPETVGRTIGIAT encoded by the coding sequence ATGAAGCTCACGATCTTCGCCGCGACCGGCGGCGTCGGCCGGCTGCTGCTCGACCAGGCGGTCGCCGCGGGCCACGAGGTCACGGCGGTGGCCAGGAACCCCGGGGCTGCGCTGCCCGGGGCGGCGCGCGTCGTCACCGCCGACCTGTCGACCGCGCCGGCGGCGACGCTGGGTGACGCCGTCGCCGGGGCGGACGCCGTCCTGTCCGCCCTGGGAGCACGGTCGAGGGCGGAGGCCGGGATCGCCTGGCGGGGCACCCGGGCCATCGTCCAGGCGATGCGGGCGACGGGCACCCGGCGCCTGGTCGTCGTCAGCGCCGCTCCGGTCGGCACCGTGCCCTCCCCCGACCGTCCGCGTCCGCCGAGGCACGACCCCGGCGACGGGGTGTTCATGCGGAACCTGTTCGCCCCGCTGGTGAAGTCGGTGCTCCGGGAGCACTATGCCGACCTGGCCCGGATGGAGGACGTCCTGCGGGCGAGCGACCTGGACTGGACCGTGGTACGGCCGCCGCGGCTGACCGACCGGCCGCTGACCGGGACCTACCGGGAGGCGTACGGACGCAACGTCCGGGCCGGCTGGTCGATCCCCCGCGCCGACGTCGCCCACTGCCTGCTGCGCGCGCTGGAGCGGCCGGAGACGGTCGGCCGGACCATCGGCATCGCCACCTGA
- a CDS encoding NAD(P)H-binding protein: MILVTGATGTVGRPLVEALRASGAGVRAVTRDRAAAALPTGVEVVEGDPSVPGGIASALEGVTALFLHPRAVGDAAEELLALARERGVRRVVALSASNIDDDPAEQPSRLRGDRNREAEQAAVHSGLDWVSLRAGSFAANTLTAWGAQIRAGDVVRGPYADFAEPPLHERDLAEVAARALLTDQLVGRRLEPTGPESLTHAEQVAVIGRVLGRPLRYQEVPPEAATRGMVRAGLPEPFVTALMARYARGLGRPTPPTDDVAEVLGRPARRYAQWVADHAAAFRG, translated from the coding sequence ATGATCCTGGTGACCGGAGCCACCGGAACCGTCGGGCGTCCGCTCGTCGAGGCCCTGCGCGCGTCGGGCGCGGGCGTCCGGGCGGTGACCCGCGACCGGGCCGCCGCCGCGCTGCCCACGGGCGTCGAGGTGGTCGAGGGCGACCCGTCGGTGCCCGGCGGAATCGCCTCCGCCCTGGAGGGGGTCACCGCCCTCTTCCTGCACCCGCGCGCGGTCGGGGACGCCGCCGAGGAACTGCTGGCGCTCGCCCGCGAGCGCGGGGTCCGGCGGGTGGTCGCGCTGTCGGCGTCCAACATCGACGACGATCCCGCCGAGCAGCCGTCCCGCCTCCGGGGCGACCGGAACCGGGAGGCCGAGCAGGCCGCCGTCCACAGCGGACTGGACTGGGTGAGCCTGCGGGCCGGCTCCTTCGCCGCCAACACCCTCACCGCCTGGGGCGCCCAGATCCGCGCCGGGGACGTCGTGCGCGGCCCGTACGCCGACTTCGCCGAACCGCCGCTGCACGAGCGGGACCTGGCCGAGGTGGCCGCCCGCGCCCTGCTCACCGACCAACTGGTGGGCCGCCGGCTGGAGCCGACCGGCCCGGAGTCGCTCACCCACGCCGAGCAGGTCGCCGTGATCGGCCGGGTGCTCGGCAGGCCGCTGCGCTACCAGGAGGTCCCGCCGGAGGCGGCCACGCGCGGCATGGTCCGCGCCGGACTGCCCGAGCCGTTCGTCACGGCGCTGATGGCCCGGTACGCCCGAGGGCTCGGGCGGCCGACGCCGCCCACCGACGACGTGGCCGAGGTGCTGGGGCGGCCGGCGCGCCGCTACGCGCAGTGGGTCGCCGACCACGCCGCTGCCTTCCGCGGCTGA
- a CDS encoding M23 family metallopeptidase, which yields MAAASLVALPSQAQAAPNFKAPFACGQRWTYSHHSAEVRRALDFVRADGGVTNGAPVLASAAGTATRYSQPSGAGNYIVIDHGGGWRTYYFHLASYSVPSGAWVAQGQQIGTTGSTGNSSGPHIHYEQLYNGVGQNIRINGVALSYPSSYNQAYLTSDNGCAGGSSFMTWGSGVRVRADAYLSSPVVTTLAGPTAVTVVCQKQGDTVSAEGYTNNWWSRLRDQGGYVSNIYIDHPSAQLPGVPIC from the coding sequence ATGGCGGCGGCGAGCCTGGTCGCCCTGCCGTCCCAGGCGCAGGCGGCGCCCAACTTCAAGGCGCCCTTCGCCTGCGGTCAGCGGTGGACCTACAGTCACCACTCCGCCGAGGTGCGCCGGGCGCTGGACTTCGTCCGGGCCGACGGCGGCGTGACCAACGGAGCCCCGGTGCTCGCCTCCGCCGCCGGGACGGCCACCCGCTACTCGCAGCCCAGCGGCGCCGGCAACTACATCGTCATCGACCACGGCGGCGGCTGGCGCACCTACTACTTCCACCTGGCCAGCTACTCCGTGCCGAGCGGCGCCTGGGTCGCCCAGGGGCAGCAGATCGGCACCACCGGCAGCACCGGCAACTCCTCCGGTCCGCACATCCACTACGAGCAGCTCTACAACGGCGTGGGCCAGAACATCCGGATCAACGGCGTGGCGCTGTCCTACCCGTCCTCCTACAACCAGGCGTACCTGACCAGCGACAACGGCTGCGCCGGCGGTTCCTCCTTCATGACCTGGGGGAGCGGGGTGCGGGTGCGCGCCGACGCCTACCTGTCCTCCCCGGTGGTGACCACGCTGGCCGGGCCGACCGCGGTGACGGTGGTGTGCCAGAAGCAGGGAGACACCGTCTCGGCGGAGGGCTACACCAACAACTGGTGGAGCAGGCTGCGCGACCAGGGCGGCTACGTCTCGAACATCTACATCGACCACCCCTCCGCGCAACTGCCCGGCGTGCCGATCTGCTGA